In Streptomyces sp. RFCAC02, the following proteins share a genomic window:
- a CDS encoding NADH-quinone oxidoreductase subunit B — MDLTPVRAPRLGPLARLAPEPLKIILNWGRRYSLWVFNFGLACCAIEFIAASMARHDFIRLGVIPFAPGPRQADLMIVSGTVTDKMAPAVKRLYEQMPEPKYVISFGACANCGGPYWDSYAVTKGVDQIIPVDVYVPGCPPRPEALLQGILKLQERIAAESVDERMAARFGAVPAASAEALTSPLVAPPGRTGTEGGR; from the coding sequence ATGGACCTGACCCCCGTGCGCGCGCCCCGGCTCGGCCCGCTCGCGCGCCTCGCGCCCGAACCCCTGAAGATCATTCTCAACTGGGGCCGCCGCTACAGCCTGTGGGTCTTCAACTTCGGCCTCGCCTGCTGCGCCATCGAGTTCATCGCGGCGTCCATGGCGCGCCACGACTTCATCCGGCTCGGCGTCATCCCGTTCGCGCCCGGACCGCGGCAGGCCGACCTGATGATCGTCTCCGGCACCGTCACGGACAAGATGGCCCCGGCCGTGAAGCGCCTGTACGAGCAGATGCCCGAGCCCAAGTACGTCATCTCGTTCGGCGCCTGCGCGAACTGCGGCGGCCCCTACTGGGACAGCTACGCCGTCACCAAGGGCGTCGACCAGATCATCCCCGTCGACGTGTACGTGCCGGGCTGCCCGCCCCGCCCCGAGGCGCTGCTCCAGGGCATCCTGAAGCTCCAGGAACGCATCGCCGCCGAGTCCGTCGACGAGCGGATGGCCGCGCGCTTCGGCGCCGTGCCGGCGGCGTCCGCCGAGGCCCTGACGAGCCCGCTGGTGGCACCCCCCGGCCGCACCGGCACGGAGGGCGGCCGGTGA
- a CDS encoding NADH-quinone oxidoreductase subunit A — MPDYFHGYTVVGLVAVAGVLFVAVAFGAGALLRPSDPTPEKLLPYECGVDPVGEGWAHTEIKYYLYAFLYVIFAVDAVFLFPWATVFAGDGFGAATLVEMFVFLGFLAVGLLYAWRKGVLEWT, encoded by the coding sequence GTGCCCGACTACTTCCACGGCTACACGGTCGTCGGTCTGGTCGCGGTGGCCGGTGTGCTGTTCGTCGCGGTCGCGTTCGGCGCCGGCGCGCTGCTGCGGCCGTCCGACCCGACACCCGAGAAGCTGCTGCCGTACGAGTGCGGCGTCGACCCGGTCGGCGAGGGCTGGGCGCACACCGAGATCAAGTACTACCTCTACGCGTTCCTGTACGTGATCTTCGCGGTGGACGCCGTGTTCCTCTTCCCGTGGGCGACGGTCTTCGCCGGCGACGGCTTCGGCGCGGCGACGCTCGTGGAGATGTTCGTCTTCCTCGGCTTCCTCGCCGTCGGGCTCCTCTACGCGTGGCGGAAAGGCGTACTGGAATGGACCTGA
- a CDS encoding sensor domain-containing protein: protein MNAAPPPAPPHAGERAPARGRIVSLLGSPFRPRALLEGAHLLLNLPVGIAGFLIAVVGLSVSGALVITFVGLPLLAGVLVLLRTFSHLERARARVFLGADIAEPDPVVPRAGGRGGLRWLGSVLRSTASWRAVLSALIGLPWGVFSFTVTVAFWGMGLGLLTYPVTFWILRANGEPGAGINVDGEGGGWVWDDPFELAMTVVAGLLVLLAGAQVIRGVAAVERALAPLLFGPSAEGARVRQLETDRAIVVDTSAADLRRIERDLHDGAQARLVALAMDLGLAKEKLTSDPEAAARMVDEAHGEVKLALQELRDLARGIHPAILTDRGLGPSLSQVAARCTVPVRVEVELGARPAEAIEGIAYFTVSELLQNVSKHSGARRAAVEIWRAGDRLMLQVIDDGRGGADPAAGSGLAGLAERLAAVDGMLAVESPAGGPTTVTAALPWRDRSAG, encoded by the coding sequence ATGAACGCCGCCCCTCCCCCCGCTCCGCCGCACGCCGGCGAACGCGCCCCGGCGCGCGGCCGGATCGTGTCCCTGCTCGGCTCGCCGTTCCGGCCGCGCGCGCTGCTGGAGGGCGCCCACCTGCTGCTCAACCTGCCCGTGGGCATCGCCGGTTTCCTCATCGCCGTCGTCGGTCTTTCGGTGAGCGGCGCGCTGGTGATCACGTTCGTCGGGCTGCCGCTGCTCGCCGGCGTCCTGGTCCTGCTGCGGACCTTCTCCCATCTCGAACGGGCGCGGGCACGGGTGTTCCTCGGCGCCGACATCGCCGAGCCGGACCCGGTGGTGCCGCGCGCCGGCGGGCGGGGCGGGCTGCGGTGGCTCGGCTCGGTCCTCCGCAGCACGGCGTCCTGGCGGGCCGTGCTGTCCGCGCTGATCGGGCTGCCGTGGGGGGTCTTCAGCTTCACGGTGACGGTGGCGTTCTGGGGGATGGGGCTCGGGCTCCTGACCTACCCGGTCACGTTCTGGATCCTGCGGGCCAACGGCGAGCCGGGCGCCGGCATCAATGTCGACGGCGAGGGCGGCGGCTGGGTCTGGGACGACCCGTTCGAGCTGGCGATGACCGTGGTCGCCGGGCTGCTCGTCCTGCTGGCCGGCGCGCAGGTGATCCGGGGCGTCGCCGCCGTGGAACGCGCCCTCGCGCCGCTGCTGTTCGGCCCGTCGGCCGAGGGCGCCCGGGTCAGGCAGCTGGAGACGGACCGCGCGATCGTCGTCGACACCTCGGCCGCCGACCTGCGGCGCATCGAGCGGGACCTGCACGACGGGGCGCAGGCCCGGCTCGTCGCGCTGGCCATGGACCTCGGCCTCGCCAAGGAGAAGCTGACCTCCGACCCGGAGGCCGCCGCCCGCATGGTGGACGAGGCCCACGGCGAGGTGAAGCTCGCCCTCCAGGAGCTGCGGGACCTCGCGCGGGGCATCCACCCGGCGATCCTGACCGACCGGGGGCTCGGCCCGTCCCTGTCGCAGGTCGCGGCGCGCTGCACGGTGCCGGTGCGCGTGGAGGTCGAGCTGGGCGCGCGGCCGGCCGAGGCCATCGAGGGCATCGCCTACTTCACGGTCTCCGAACTGCTGCAGAACGTCAGCAAGCACAGCGGGGCGCGGCGCGCTGCGGTGGAGATCTGGCGGGCGGGCGACCGGCTGATGCTCCAGGTCATCGACGACGGGCGCGGCGGCGCCGACCCGGCCGCCGGGTCGGGGCTCGCGGGCCTCGCGGAGCGTCTCGCGGCCGTGGACGGGATGCTGGCGGTCGAGTCGCCGGCCGGGGGTCCCACCACGGTGACGGCCGCCCTGCCGTGGCGCGACCGGTCCGCCGGGTGA
- a CDS encoding response regulator transcription factor — MRVVIAEDSVLLRAGLTRLLNDRGHEVAAGVGDGEALIAAVRELAAAGTPPDVVVADVRMPPTHTDEGVRAAVALRRDFPGLGVLVLSQYVEEQYATELIAGSSRGVGYLLKDRVADVAEFTEAVDRVAQGGTALDPEVVAQLLGRSRKQDAITGLTPREREVLGLMAEGRTNSAIARQLVVSHGAVEKHVSNIFSKLGLSQSDTDHRRVLAVLRYLNS; from the coding sequence GTGCGGGTCGTCATCGCGGAGGACTCGGTCCTGCTCCGGGCGGGCCTGACGCGTCTGCTGAACGACCGGGGGCACGAGGTGGCCGCCGGTGTGGGGGACGGGGAGGCGCTGATCGCCGCGGTCCGCGAGCTCGCCGCCGCCGGGACGCCGCCGGACGTGGTCGTGGCGGACGTGCGGATGCCGCCGACGCACACCGACGAGGGGGTGCGGGCGGCCGTCGCGCTGCGGCGGGACTTCCCCGGTCTCGGGGTCCTGGTCCTCTCGCAGTACGTCGAGGAGCAGTACGCGACGGAGCTGATCGCCGGGTCGAGCCGGGGTGTCGGGTACCTGCTGAAGGACCGGGTGGCGGACGTCGCGGAGTTCACCGAGGCCGTGGACCGCGTGGCGCAGGGGGGCACGGCGCTCGATCCCGAGGTGGTCGCGCAGCTCCTGGGCCGCAGCAGGAAACAGGACGCGATCACCGGTCTGACACCGAGGGAAAGGGAAGTCCTAGGTCTTATGGCCGAGGGGCGCACGAACTCGGCGATCGCCCGGCAGCTCGTGGTGAGCCATGGCGCGGTGGAAAAGCATGTGAGCAACATCTTTTCGAAGCTCGGACTCTCGCAGAGTGACACGGATCACCGGCGCGTTCTCGCCGTACTGCGCTATCTGAATTCCTGA
- a CDS encoding 2-oxoacid:acceptor oxidoreductase subunit alpha, with the protein MTTEVDQASQGNPGDSAGAAKNVRRRDRVIIRFAGDSGDGMQLTGDRFTSETASFGNDLATLPNFPAEIRAPAGTLPGVSSFQVHFADHDILTPGDAPDVLVAMNPAALKANLPDVPRGAEIIVNTDEFTSRAMTKVGFAQDPLTDGTLDAYSVHRVPLTTLTVEALKGFDLTRKEAGRSKNMFALGLLSWMYHRPTEGTESFLRTKFAKRPEIAEANLTAFRAGWNFGETTEDFAVSYEVAPAASAFPAGTYRNISGNLALSYGLVAAAQRADLPLYLGSYPITPASDILHELSKHKNFGVRTFQAEDEIAGIGAALGAAFGGSLAVTTTSGPGVALKSETIGLAVSLELPLLVVDIQRGGPSTGLPTKTEQADLLQAMFGRNGEAPVPIVAPATPADCFTAALEAARIALTHRTPVFLLSDGYLANGSEPWRIPDTDELPDLRVRFATGPNHELADGTEVFWPYKRDPETLARPWAVPGTPGLEHRIGGIEKQDGTGNISYDPANHDHMVRTRQAKVDGVRVPDVVVDDPSGAPGEGAQTLVLGWGSTYGPITAAVRRIRREGGRIAQLHLRHLNPFPANLGEVLRAYDTVLLPEMNLGQLAVLLRSRYLVDVRSITQVTGLPFKAEQLATAFKEALSDDH; encoded by the coding sequence GTGACCACTGAGGTCGACCAGGCGAGCCAGGGGAATCCCGGGGACAGCGCCGGAGCCGCCAAGAACGTCCGGCGCCGGGACCGGGTGATCATCCGGTTCGCGGGCGATTCCGGCGATGGAATGCAGCTGACGGGCGACCGTTTCACGTCGGAGACCGCGTCGTTCGGTAATGACCTCGCCACCCTGCCGAACTTTCCCGCGGAAATCCGCGCACCCGCCGGGACCCTGCCGGGTGTGTCGTCCTTCCAGGTGCACTTCGCCGACCACGACATCCTGACGCCGGGCGACGCCCCCGATGTCCTGGTCGCGATGAACCCGGCCGCCCTCAAGGCGAACCTCCCCGACGTCCCGCGCGGTGCCGAGATCATCGTCAACACCGACGAGTTCACCTCGCGCGCGATGACGAAGGTCGGCTTCGCGCAGGACCCGCTCACGGACGGCACCCTCGACGCGTACAGCGTCCACCGCGTCCCGCTGACGACGCTCACGGTGGAGGCGCTGAAGGGCTTCGACCTCACGCGGAAGGAGGCCGGGCGCTCGAAGAACATGTTCGCGCTCGGTCTGCTGTCGTGGATGTACCACCGGCCGACCGAGGGCACGGAGTCGTTCCTGCGGACCAAGTTCGCGAAGCGCCCGGAGATCGCCGAGGCCAACCTGACGGCGTTCCGCGCCGGCTGGAACTTCGGCGAGACCACCGAGGACTTCGCCGTCTCCTACGAGGTGGCGCCCGCCGCGTCCGCCTTCCCGGCCGGCACCTACCGCAACATCTCGGGGAACCTGGCGCTCTCCTACGGCCTCGTCGCCGCCGCGCAGCGCGCCGACCTGCCGCTGTACCTCGGCTCGTACCCCATCACGCCCGCGTCGGACATCCTGCACGAGCTGTCCAAGCACAAGAACTTCGGCGTGCGCACCTTCCAGGCGGAGGACGAGATCGCCGGCATCGGCGCGGCGCTCGGCGCGGCGTTCGGCGGTTCGCTGGCCGTGACGACGACCTCGGGGCCCGGTGTGGCCCTGAAGTCGGAGACGATCGGCCTCGCCGTGTCGCTGGAACTGCCGCTGCTCGTCGTGGACATCCAGCGCGGCGGCCCGTCCACCGGCCTGCCCACCAAGACGGAGCAGGCCGACCTGCTGCAGGCCATGTTCGGCCGGAACGGCGAGGCGCCCGTCCCGATCGTGGCGCCCGCGACGCCGGCCGACTGCTTCACGGCGGCGCTGGAGGCGGCCCGGATCGCCCTCACCCACCGGACGCCGGTCTTCCTCCTGTCGGACGGCTACCTGGCGAACGGTTCCGAGCCCTGGCGCATCCCGGACACCGACGAGCTGCCGGACCTGCGGGTGCGGTTCGCGACCGGCCCGAACCACGAACTGGCCGACGGCACCGAGGTGTTCTGGCCCTACAAGCGCGACCCGGAGACGCTGGCCCGCCCGTGGGCCGTGCCCGGCACCCCCGGTCTCGAACACCGCATCGGCGGCATCGAGAAGCAGGACGGCACCGGCAACATCTCCTACGACCCGGCGAACCACGACCACATGGTCCGCACCCGCCAGGCCAAGGTCGACGGCGTGCGCGTGCCGGACGTCGTCGTGGACGACCCGAGCGGCGCGCCCGGCGAGGGCGCGCAGACGCTGGTGCTGGGCTGGGGCTCGACGTACGGGCCGATCACGGCGGCGGTGCGGCGCATCCGCCGGGAGGGCGGGCGGATCGCCCAGCTCCACCTGCGGCACCTGAACCCCTTCCCCGCCAACCTGGGCGAGGTCCTGCGGGCGTACGACACCGTGCTGCTCCCCGAGATGAACCTCGGCCAGCTCGCGGTGCTGCTGCGGTCCCGCTACCTGGTCGATGTCCGGTCGATCACGCAGGTCACGGGCCTGCCGTTCAAGGCCGAGCAGCTCGCAACCGCGTTCAAGGAGGCTCTCTCCGATGACCACTGA
- a CDS encoding 2-oxoacid:ferredoxin oxidoreductase subunit beta, whose translation MTTEITPDAAGRTRTALSLVPAAEKPQSAKDFKSDQEVRWCPGCGDYAVLAAVQGFLPELGVARENIVFVSGIGCSSRFPYYMNTYGMHSIHGRAPAIATGLATARRDLSVWVVTGDGDALSIGGNHLIHALRRNVNLKILLFNNRIYGLTKGQYSPTSESGKITKSTPMGSLDTPFNPVSLALGAEASFVARTVDSDRKHLTGVLRAAAEHRGSALVEIYQNCNIFNDGAFDLLKDKQTAQEAVIRLEHGQPIRFGAPWAEADGGDGLGSRGVVRDPATGELSVVDVAAEGTAGVLVHDAHAASPTTAFALSRLADPQTLHRTPIGVFRSAARPAYDDLMADQLEQAVEQRGKGDLGALLAGGDTWTVVG comes from the coding sequence ATGACCACTGAGATCACCCCCGACGCGGCCGGGCGGACGCGCACGGCGCTGTCCCTCGTCCCGGCGGCGGAGAAGCCGCAGTCGGCGAAGGACTTCAAGTCGGACCAGGAGGTCCGCTGGTGCCCCGGCTGCGGTGACTACGCGGTGCTCGCCGCGGTGCAGGGTTTCCTGCCGGAGCTGGGCGTCGCCCGGGAGAACATCGTCTTCGTCTCCGGCATCGGCTGCTCGTCCCGCTTCCCGTACTACATGAACACGTACGGCATGCACTCGATCCACGGGCGCGCGCCGGCCATCGCCACGGGTCTTGCGACGGCCCGCCGCGACCTGTCGGTGTGGGTCGTCACCGGTGACGGCGACGCGCTGTCCATCGGCGGCAACCACCTGATCCACGCGCTGCGCCGCAATGTGAACCTGAAGATCCTGCTGTTCAACAACCGGATCTACGGCCTCACCAAGGGCCAGTACTCGCCGACGTCGGAGTCCGGCAAGATCACGAAGTCCACGCCGATGGGTTCGCTCGACACCCCGTTCAACCCGGTGTCGCTCGCTCTCGGCGCGGAGGCGTCGTTCGTCGCCCGCACGGTGGACTCGGACCGCAAGCACCTGACGGGCGTGCTGCGGGCGGCGGCCGAGCACCGCGGCTCGGCGCTGGTCGAGATCTACCAGAACTGCAACATCTTCAACGACGGCGCGTTCGACCTGCTGAAGGACAAGCAGACGGCGCAGGAGGCCGTGATCCGCCTGGAGCACGGGCAGCCGATCCGGTTCGGCGCGCCGTGGGCCGAGGCGGACGGCGGTGACGGGCTCGGCAGCCGGGGCGTGGTCCGCGATCCGGCGACGGGCGAGCTGTCGGTGGTCGACGTGGCGGCCGAGGGCACGGCCGGTGTGCTCGTGCACGACGCGCACGCCGCCTCGCCGACGACGGCGTTCGCGCTGTCCCGCCTGGCCGACCCGCAGACGCTGCACCGGACGCCGATCGGCGTGTTCCGCAGCGCGGCGCGGCCCGCGTACGACGACCTGATGGCCGACCAGCTCGAACAGGCGGTCGAGCAGCGCGGCAAGGGCGACCTGGGCGCGCTGCTCGCCGGCGGCGACACCTGGACGGTCGTCGGCTGA
- the rarD gene encoding EamA family transporter RarD gives MSTGGATASGSGLALGLGAFGMWGLLPLYWDLLDGIGAGETLAHRMVWSLPTALILVAFVRDWGWIRPLLRQPKRLALLAASASLITANWYLFIWAVAEDRVLEASLGYFINPLFTIALGVVVLRERLRPAQWAAVGIGALAVVVMGVAYGQVPWVSLALSVSFALYGLVKKTTGLDGLQGFTADTLLQFLPALGFLVVLGARGDGSFTSGGAGHALLLMSTGVATALPLIFFGAAAVRLPLSVVGMMQYLAPTLMFLLGLLVFHEEMPPERWAGFLLVWGALVVLTWDVLRQARAVRRTVAAHVPRAAGRESAAAPAE, from the coding sequence ATGAGCACGGGTGGTGCCACGGCCAGCGGCTCGGGGCTCGCGCTCGGCCTGGGCGCGTTCGGCATGTGGGGGCTGCTGCCCCTGTACTGGGATCTGCTGGACGGGATCGGCGCGGGCGAGACGCTGGCGCACCGGATGGTGTGGTCGCTGCCGACCGCGCTGATCCTGGTGGCGTTCGTCCGCGACTGGGGCTGGATACGCCCGCTGCTGCGGCAGCCGAAGCGGCTCGCCCTGCTGGCCGCGTCGGCCAGCCTCATCACCGCCAACTGGTACCTGTTCATCTGGGCCGTCGCCGAGGACCGGGTGCTGGAGGCGTCCCTCGGCTACTTCATCAACCCGCTGTTCACGATCGCGCTCGGCGTCGTCGTGCTGCGGGAGCGGCTGCGGCCGGCACAGTGGGCGGCGGTCGGGATCGGGGCGCTGGCCGTCGTCGTGATGGGCGTGGCGTACGGGCAGGTGCCGTGGGTGTCGCTGGCGCTGAGCGTCAGCTTCGCCCTGTACGGGCTGGTGAAGAAGACGACGGGGCTCGACGGGCTCCAGGGCTTCACGGCCGACACGCTGCTGCAGTTCCTGCCGGCGCTCGGGTTCCTGGTGGTGCTCGGCGCGCGGGGCGACGGCTCGTTCACGTCCGGGGGCGCGGGGCACGCGCTGCTGCTGATGAGCACGGGCGTGGCGACGGCGCTGCCGCTGATCTTCTTCGGCGCGGCCGCGGTGCGGCTGCCGCTGTCGGTGGTCGGGATGATGCAGTACCTGGCGCCGACGCTGATGTTCCTGCTGGGTCTGCTGGTGTTCCACGAGGAGATGCCGCCGGAGCGGTGGGCCGGCTTCCTGCTGGTGTGGGGCGCGCTGGTCGTGCTGACGTGGGACGTGCTGCGGCAGGCGCGGGCGGTGCGCCGTACGGTGGCCGCCCATGTGCCGCGGGCCGCCGGCCGGGAGAGCGCGGCGGCGCCGGCGGAGTGA
- a CDS encoding alpha/beta hydrolase, with translation MRFVTTRDGANLYYKDWGTGRPVVFLHGWPLNADAWDDQLNAVAEAGFRGVAHDRRGHGRSTQTWHGNDMDTWADDLAQIIETLDLRDITLVGHSMGGGELCRYISRHGTSRVRQAVLVAAVPPLMLRTETNPQGVPIDELDAIRQAIRADRAQFWHDLAGRFYSADDGAMSTGLADAFWFMAMHQGVKAALACVKEFSETDFTEDLRAIDVPALVVHGDDDRIVPLAATGEKAARIIPDATLTVYPGGSHGLPGAPGTKDRLTADLLAFLRA, from the coding sequence ATGCGCTTTGTGACCACCCGCGACGGCGCGAACCTCTACTACAAGGACTGGGGCACCGGCCGCCCGGTCGTCTTCCTCCACGGCTGGCCCTTGAACGCCGACGCCTGGGACGACCAGCTGAACGCCGTCGCCGAGGCCGGATTCCGCGGCGTCGCGCACGACCGGCGCGGCCACGGCCGCTCCACGCAGACCTGGCACGGCAACGACATGGACACCTGGGCCGACGACCTGGCCCAGATCATCGAGACCCTCGACCTGCGCGACATCACCCTCGTGGGCCACTCCATGGGCGGCGGCGAGCTGTGCCGCTACATCAGCCGCCACGGCACGTCCCGCGTCCGGCAGGCCGTCCTCGTCGCCGCCGTCCCGCCGCTGATGCTGCGCACCGAGACCAACCCCCAGGGCGTCCCCATCGACGAGCTCGACGCCATCAGGCAGGCCATCAGGGCCGACCGTGCCCAGTTCTGGCACGACCTCGCCGGCCGCTTCTACAGCGCCGACGACGGCGCGATGAGCACCGGCCTCGCCGACGCGTTCTGGTTCATGGCGATGCACCAGGGCGTCAAGGCGGCCCTCGCCTGCGTCAAGGAGTTCTCCGAGACGGACTTCACCGAGGACCTCCGCGCCATCGACGTGCCGGCCCTCGTCGTCCACGGCGACGACGACCGCATCGTGCCGCTCGCCGCGACCGGCGAGAAGGCGGCCCGGATCATTCCCGACGCCACCCTCACCGTCTACCCCGGTGGCTCCCACGGCCTGCCCGGCGCCCCGGGCACGAAGGACCGCCTCACCGCCGACCTCCTCGCCTTCCTGCGGGCCTGA
- a CDS encoding SDR family NAD(P)-dependent oxidoreductase: MTEPARIITPFDPDTVTAADVVAGVDLSGRRAVVTGATSGIGAETARALAAAGAEVTLAVRDTAAGARAAAGITRGTGNHRVLVAPLDLADQASVTAFTTAWDGPLHILVANAGVLAPPVTRTAEGWETHLAVNHLGHFALATGLHPALGAAGGARVITLTCAAHRLAAPDPDDLDFRAHRYDPAVAYARSKSATALFAVEAHRRWSGDRIAVNTADPGPTATRLTRWTDPDGAPGGAPARRGAATPVVLAAWPPLADIGGRYFTACSEAVPEAVAPHARDPEAARRLWDLSYDRVSTSPRG; this comes from the coding sequence ATGACCGAGCCGGCGCGGATCATCACCCCGTTCGACCCCGACACGGTCACCGCCGCCGACGTCGTCGCCGGCGTCGACCTGTCGGGACGCCGCGCCGTCGTCACCGGCGCGACGTCCGGCATCGGTGCCGAGACGGCCCGCGCGCTCGCCGCCGCCGGGGCCGAGGTCACGCTCGCCGTACGGGACACCGCCGCCGGCGCCCGCGCCGCCGCCGGGATCACCCGCGGCACCGGCAACCACCGCGTCCTCGTCGCCCCGCTCGACCTCGCCGACCAGGCGTCCGTCACCGCGTTCACCACCGCCTGGGACGGGCCGCTGCACATCCTGGTCGCCAACGCCGGCGTGCTGGCCCCGCCGGTGACCCGGACCGCCGAGGGCTGGGAGACGCACCTCGCCGTCAACCACCTCGGCCACTTCGCGCTCGCCACCGGCCTCCACCCGGCCCTCGGCGCGGCCGGCGGGGCGCGTGTCATCACCCTCACCTGCGCCGCTCACCGGCTCGCCGCCCCCGACCCGGACGACCTCGACTTCCGCGCCCACCGGTACGACCCGGCCGTCGCGTACGCCCGCTCCAAGTCCGCCACCGCGCTGTTCGCCGTCGAGGCGCACCGCCGCTGGTCCGGCGACCGCATCGCCGTCAACACCGCCGACCCGGGGCCGACGGCGACCCGCCTCACCCGCTGGACCGACCCGGACGGCGCGCCGGGGGGCGCCCCCGCCCGGCGCGGCGCGGCCACTCCCGTTGTGCTCGCCGCCTGGCCGCCGCTCGCCGACATCGGCGGCCGCTACTTCACGGCGTGCAGCGAGGCCGTCCCGGAAGCCGTCGCCCCCCACGCCCGCGATCCGGAGGCCGCCCGGCGCCTGTGGGACCTCTCGTACGACCGGGTGAGCACCTCACCGCGCGGCTGA
- a CDS encoding SulP family inorganic anion transporter: protein MSSPPVPALSPAARLLRPLRPDWLRDPKVWRTEILAGLVVALALIPEAISFSVIAGVDPAIGLFASFTMAVTISVVGGRRAMISAATGAVALVIAPVNREHGFGYLVATVILAGVLQIALGALGVAKLMRFVPRSVMVGFVNALAIMIFMAQVPEMHDVPWAVYPLIAGGLALLVFFPKVTRVVPAPLVSITALTVITVAAGIAVPTVGDKGELPSSLPTPGLPDVPFTLDTLTTIAPYALAMALVGLMESLMTAKLVDDITDSRSSKTRESIGQGVANIVTGFFGGMGGCAMIGQTMINVKVSGARTRLSTFLAGSFLMALCVVVGPVVSDIPMAALVAVMVMVSFTTFDWHSIAPATLRRMPAGEITVMVITVIVVVATDNLAIGVVVGSITAMVVFAKRVARLAEATAVVDPDGRTVVYRVTGELFFASSNDIVGRFDYAGDPDKVVIDLSAAHVWDASSVAALDAIGAKYAERGKTVEITGLNEQSARLHGTLSGELAGSH from the coding sequence TTGTCCTCCCCGCCCGTTCCCGCCCTGTCGCCCGCCGCGCGGCTGCTGCGCCCGCTGCGCCCGGACTGGCTGCGCGACCCCAAGGTCTGGCGCACCGAGATACTGGCCGGGCTCGTCGTCGCCCTGGCGCTGATCCCCGAGGCCATCTCGTTCTCCGTGATCGCCGGGGTCGATCCCGCGATCGGGCTCTTCGCCTCGTTCACCATGGCCGTCACCATCTCCGTGGTGGGCGGACGGCGCGCGATGATCTCCGCCGCCACCGGCGCCGTCGCCCTCGTCATCGCGCCCGTGAACCGCGAGCACGGCTTCGGGTACCTCGTCGCCACCGTCATCCTCGCCGGCGTCCTGCAGATCGCCCTCGGCGCGCTCGGCGTCGCCAAGCTGATGCGGTTCGTCCCCCGCTCGGTGATGGTGGGCTTCGTCAACGCCCTCGCCATCATGATCTTCATGGCCCAGGTGCCCGAGATGCACGACGTCCCCTGGGCCGTGTACCCGCTCATCGCCGGCGGCCTCGCGCTCCTGGTGTTCTTCCCGAAGGTCACCCGGGTCGTCCCCGCGCCGCTGGTGTCGATCACGGCCCTCACTGTCATCACCGTCGCCGCCGGGATCGCCGTCCCCACCGTCGGCGACAAGGGCGAGCTGCCGTCGTCGCTGCCGACGCCAGGACTGCCGGACGTCCCGTTCACCCTCGACACCCTGACGACGATCGCGCCGTACGCCCTGGCGATGGCGCTGGTCGGCCTGATGGAGTCGCTGATGACGGCCAAGCTCGTGGACGACATCACCGACTCGCGCTCCAGCAAGACCCGCGAGTCCATCGGCCAGGGCGTCGCCAACATCGTCACCGGCTTCTTCGGCGGCATGGGCGGCTGCGCCATGATCGGCCAGACGATGATCAACGTGAAGGTCTCGGGCGCCCGCACCCGCCTGTCCACGTTCCTCGCCGGCTCGTTCCTGATGGCGCTGTGCGTCGTCGTCGGCCCCGTCGTCTCCGACATCCCGATGGCGGCCCTCGTCGCGGTCATGGTGATGGTGTCGTTCACGACGTTCGACTGGCACTCCATCGCCCCGGCGACGCTCAGGCGGATGCCCGCCGGCGAGATCACCGTCATGGTGATCACCGTGATCGTGGTGGTCGCCACCGACAACCTCGCCATCGGCGTCGTCGTCGGCTCCATCACCGCCATGGTCGTCTTCGCCAAGCGTGTCGCCCGCCTCGCCGAGGCCACGGCCGTGGTCGACCCCGACGGCCGCACGGTGGTCTACCGGGTCACCGGCGAACTGTTCTTCGCCTCGTCCAACGACATCGTCGGCCGGTTCGACTACGCGGGCGACCCCGACAAGGTCGTCATCGACCTGTCCGCCGCCCACGTCTGGGACGCCTCCTCCGTGGCCGCCCTGGACGCGATAGGGGCCAAGTACGCCGAGCGCGGCAAGACCGTCGAGATCACCGGTCTCAACGAGCAGAGCGCCCGCCTGCACGGCACGCTCAGCGGCGAACTGGCGGGCAGCCACTGA
- a CDS encoding MerR family transcriptional regulator, translated as MDGGHMQIGEVAARTELSLRTIRHYEETGLVVPSARSQGGFRLYTEADVARLLVIRRMKPLGFALEEMRELLAATDRLDSGGLTDAERAEVVERVRGFEEAARERVADLRTRLARAEEFAATLRDRLAGATAPADHA; from the coding sequence GTGGACGGCGGACACATGCAGATCGGCGAGGTCGCCGCGCGGACCGAGCTGTCCCTGCGCACCATCCGGCACTACGAGGAGACCGGCCTCGTCGTCCCGTCGGCCCGCTCGCAGGGCGGCTTCCGCCTCTACACCGAGGCCGACGTGGCGCGCCTGCTCGTCATCCGGCGGATGAAGCCGCTCGGCTTCGCGCTGGAGGAGATGCGCGAACTGCTGGCGGCGACCGACCGCCTCGACAGCGGTGGACTGACCGACGCGGAGCGCGCCGAGGTCGTCGAGCGGGTCCGCGGCTTCGAGGAGGCCGCGCGGGAGCGGGTCGCTGACCTGCGGACGCGGCTGGCGCGGGCCGAGGAGTTCGCGGCCACCCTGCGCGACCGCCTGGCGGGGGCGACCGCGCCGGCGGACCACGCCTGA